From [Clostridium] symbiosum, a single genomic window includes:
- the gdhA gene encoding NADP-specific glutamate dehydrogenase, translating to MSYVDEVYRRTVEDNPGEFEFHQAVREILESLKLVIDPDEKKYRDVSLLERLIEPERIISFRVPWVDDRGRLQINKGYRIQYNSAIGPYKGGLRFHSSVNLNLLKFVGFEQTFKNALTGLPIGGAKGGSNFDRKGKSDREIMAFCQSFMSELFKYIGDDLDILGGDIGAGAREIGYLFGQYKRLAGLHCGAMTGKGPSFGGSPIRTQATGYGLVYMLENLLRRHGKGLDGKVVVISGAGSVAVHTIEKIQQYGAKVVTLSDSDGYIYDKDGIRLDVVKQIKEVRRGRIKEYLDEVPSAVYEEKKSIWDIPCHIALPCATQNEINLNAAKTLVRNGCMALAEGANMPCDREATEFFQRNGVLFMPGKAANGGGVAVSTLEMRQNSMRMSWSFDEVDKQLRKIMSEIYDKTSDTAERFGVKGNFVAGANIAAFEKIADAMMAQGYV from the coding sequence ATGTCGTACGTTGATGAAGTTTACAGAAGGACGGTGGAGGATAACCCCGGTGAATTCGAGTTTCACCAGGCTGTCAGGGAGATTCTGGAATCTCTTAAACTTGTTATTGATCCAGATGAAAAAAAATACCGGGATGTCTCTCTATTAGAGCGGCTGATTGAGCCGGAACGGATTATATCTTTCCGTGTGCCCTGGGTGGATGACAGGGGCCGTCTCCAGATCAATAAGGGATACCGCATCCAATATAACAGCGCAATTGGGCCTTACAAGGGAGGGCTGCGTTTTCATTCATCCGTCAACCTGAACCTGCTTAAATTCGTGGGTTTTGAGCAGACATTTAAGAATGCCCTGACCGGACTTCCAATCGGCGGAGCAAAGGGCGGCTCCAATTTTGACCGCAAAGGCAAATCCGATCGTGAAATTATGGCATTCTGCCAGAGTTTTATGTCGGAACTTTTCAAATATATTGGGGATGATCTGGATATCCTGGGCGGTGACATTGGAGCCGGGGCCAGGGAAATCGGTTATCTCTTTGGACAATATAAACGGCTGGCCGGGCTGCACTGCGGCGCCATGACCGGGAAAGGCCCCTCCTTTGGAGGCTCTCCTATCCGCACCCAGGCTACGGGATACGGCCTTGTTTACATGCTGGAAAACCTGCTGCGCCGCCATGGAAAAGGACTGGACGGCAAGGTCGTGGTGATATCGGGAGCGGGCAGCGTAGCCGTCCACACCATCGAGAAAATACAGCAGTACGGAGCCAAAGTCGTGACATTAAGCGACTCTGACGGCTATATCTATGATAAGGACGGTATCCGTCTGGATGTGGTAAAACAGATTAAAGAAGTGAGACGCGGACGTATTAAGGAATATTTGGATGAAGTTCCCTCCGCTGTTTACGAGGAAAAGAAAAGTATATGGGATATCCCATGCCATATAGCCCTTCCCTGCGCAACGCAGAACGAAATCAACCTGAACGCTGCCAAAACCCTGGTGCGTAACGGGTGTATGGCATTAGCCGAGGGAGCCAATATGCCCTGTGATCGCGAAGCAACTGAATTTTTCCAGAGAAACGGCGTCCTGTTTATGCCCGGTAAGGCGGCCAACGGCGGCGGCGTAGCTGTCTCAACCCTGGAGATGCGCCAGAACAGCATGCGGATGAGCTGGTCCTTTGATGAGGTGGATAAACAGCTCCGCAAGATTATGTCGGAGATCTATGATAAGACATCTGATACGGCTGAGCGGTTCGGTGTGAAAGGTAATTTTGTCGCAGGAGCCAATATTGCGGCCTTTGAGAAGATTGCCGATGCCATGATGGCGCAGGGATATGTATAA
- a CDS encoding aminopeptidase, which translates to MYTDYYRKYAGVLIRAALDLQPGEVLVINAAPWDCEFVRTVTEAAYEAGAAYVRCDYVDPEEDRQRCLHSREEYLDYYPEWVTDYMCSYAEQGVAILDLLPPVFGAADSALTEKLAAVRKLRARSGDRYNKARSAKGVTWVKSSLPSVGWAETVYPGLKGEEAIQRLWEALIPILRLDREDPVQAWLDHKRGLQEKKAALDAMHLRKLRFEGPGTELTVELAENSGWTGGCDRNKRTGREYIPNIPTEELFAAPHKHRINGTVAATMPLNYNGSLIEGMRLVIKDGRVVEYGADSGLEALKGILETDEGSRYFGETALVAVTSPIYQTGTIYYNTILDENAVCHMALGRALTSGVPGASSMTEEELETAGLNQCSIHVDFMIGSEELKVTAEDGNGDSVVLMEQGTWKI; encoded by the coding sequence CTGTACACAGATTATTACAGAAAATATGCAGGAGTATTGATCCGGGCGGCCCTGGATTTACAGCCGGGGGAAGTGCTTGTGATCAATGCGGCTCCATGGGACTGCGAATTTGTCCGGACGGTGACGGAGGCCGCTTATGAGGCGGGCGCGGCCTATGTGCGCTGCGATTATGTGGATCCGGAGGAAGACCGGCAGCGGTGTCTCCATTCGCGGGAAGAATATCTGGATTACTATCCGGAGTGGGTGACGGATTACATGTGCAGTTATGCGGAACAGGGCGTGGCGATCCTGGATTTGCTGCCGCCCGTATTTGGCGCCGCAGATTCTGCGCTGACGGAAAAGCTGGCGGCAGTCCGGAAACTCCGGGCCAGGTCGGGGGACCGTTACAATAAGGCCAGGTCGGCAAAGGGAGTTACCTGGGTCAAGAGCTCTCTGCCCTCCGTCGGATGGGCGGAGACGGTATATCCCGGATTAAAGGGAGAGGAAGCAATACAAAGGCTGTGGGAGGCCCTGATCCCGATCCTGCGCCTGGACAGGGAAGACCCGGTACAGGCCTGGCTGGACCATAAGCGCGGGCTGCAGGAGAAAAAGGCGGCGCTGGATGCGATGCATCTCAGAAAACTCAGGTTTGAGGGCCCGGGTACGGAATTGACCGTGGAGCTGGCGGAAAATTCCGGCTGGACCGGCGGCTGTGACAGGAACAAGAGGACGGGGAGGGAATACATTCCCAATATTCCCACGGAAGAACTGTTTGCAGCGCCTCATAAACACCGGATCAACGGAACGGTAGCTGCGACAATGCCGTTAAATTATAACGGTTCCCTGATTGAGGGGATGCGGCTTGTAATTAAGGACGGCAGAGTGGTGGAATATGGAGCGGATTCGGGGCTGGAGGCATTAAAGGGGATATTGGAGACCGATGAGGGTTCCCGTTATTTTGGGGAAACGGCTCTGGTTGCCGTCACTTCACCTATTTATCAGACCGGGACGATTTACTATAATACCATTCTGGATGAGAACGCGGTATGCCACATGGCTCTGGGGCGTGCGCTTACCAGCGGCGTGCCGGGGGCTTCGTCGATGACGGAGGAGGAGCTGGAAACAGCAGGGCTGAACCAGTGCAGTATTCACGTGGATTTCATGATAGGCTCGGAGGAACTCAAAGTGACGGCCGAGGATGGAAATGGGGATTCCGTGGTGTTGATGGAACAGGGAACCTGGAAAATTTAA
- a CDS encoding enoyl-CoA hydratase/isomerase family protein, producing MSDLLYEKQGEIAWITINRPAKRNALNSAVINGIDESLKIAADDPQVRVVILCGAGEKAFTAGFDLKESMKNDITGIVERRADTAHEIEFFMRMWRFPKPIVAAIQGYCIGGGVTLAMLSDIIIASEDATFGNPEILLGYTPEIPMEVWKMPFNKVREFFYLSKYFTAKEMAEMGVVNTVVPFERLRNEALKTAERIALVPPESMKMIKHSLNKCYELQGFHSTIDFVSEMFNLGRTYMQTSQVDEFKTDIQNGGLKQALSKKYDK from the coding sequence ATGAGTGATTTACTATATGAAAAACAGGGTGAGATCGCCTGGATTACCATCAACCGGCCCGCCAAACGCAACGCATTGAATTCGGCCGTTATTAACGGAATCGACGAATCCTTAAAAATAGCGGCGGATGATCCGCAGGTGCGCGTAGTCATTCTCTGCGGCGCCGGTGAAAAAGCGTTTACCGCAGGTTTTGACTTAAAAGAATCCATGAAAAACGACATCACCGGCATTGTGGAGCGGCGCGCCGACACCGCCCATGAGATTGAGTTCTTTATGCGGATGTGGCGGTTTCCCAAGCCAATCGTAGCAGCCATCCAGGGATATTGTATCGGCGGAGGAGTCACCCTCGCCATGCTCAGCGATATCATCATCGCATCGGAAGACGCCACCTTTGGTAACCCTGAAATTCTTCTGGGCTACACCCCTGAAATACCGATGGAGGTCTGGAAAATGCCGTTTAACAAGGTCAGGGAGTTCTTTTATCTAAGTAAATATTTTACCGCCAAAGAGATGGCGGAGATGGGGGTCGTCAATACGGTGGTTCCTTTCGAAAGACTCCGGAACGAGGCATTAAAAACGGCTGAACGGATTGCCCTCGTACCGCCCGAAAGCATGAAAATGATCAAGCACTCCCTGAATAAATGTTATGAGCTTCAGGGGTTCCATTCAACAATCGATTTCGTTTCCGAGATGTTTAACCTCGGTCGGACCTACATGCAGACATCCCAGGTGGATGAATTCAAAACCGATATCCAAAACGGCGGCCTGAAACAGGCCCTGAGTAAAAAATATGATAAATAA
- a CDS encoding acyl-CoA dehydrogenase family protein, which produces MSHILSDDMLDIQKMARKFADAKIRPISKEWDIKGETPVKVYQEAADLGYTSIDIPEEFGGAGLGAMANALVAEEFARGDAGFSITIQSSNLALKPVLLAGTEEQKRFASEVVVSGGLAAFCLTEPNAGSDAASIKTKAVKQGREYVITGRKCFITNAPHAQFYIVFAKTDVDAGTRGISAFLVERGLPGLSVGKHEDKMGIRLSTTADVILEDVHVPEDHLLGKEGRGFHLAMQTLDRTRLDCAAAALGIAQRALDLSVEYAKTRVTFGKPIADLQAIQFMLADMDIRCQTARSLVYQCAQMIDAGSVDGKMNSIAKAYVSEAAMQNALDAVQIFSGYGYSREYEVEKLMRDAKIFMIFEGTNQIQRVVIAGHLLKE; this is translated from the coding sequence ATGAGCCATATATTATCAGATGATATGCTCGACATTCAGAAAATGGCACGTAAATTTGCCGATGCCAAGATCCGCCCCATCTCAAAGGAATGGGATATAAAGGGTGAGACCCCGGTGAAAGTTTATCAGGAGGCCGCAGACTTGGGATATACCTCCATTGATATTCCCGAAGAATTTGGAGGCGCCGGACTGGGCGCCATGGCAAATGCCCTTGTTGCAGAGGAATTTGCCCGCGGAGACGCCGGTTTTTCCATTACAATCCAGTCCAGTAACCTGGCCTTAAAACCTGTGCTTCTGGCCGGAACCGAAGAACAGAAAAGGTTTGCTTCCGAAGTTGTGGTTTCGGGAGGATTGGCTGCATTTTGCCTTACAGAACCCAATGCTGGTTCCGATGCCGCCTCCATTAAAACCAAAGCAGTCAAACAGGGCAGAGAATATGTCATTACAGGACGCAAATGTTTCATCACCAACGCTCCACATGCCCAGTTCTATATTGTATTTGCAAAAACCGATGTGGACGCCGGAACGAGAGGAATCTCCGCCTTTCTGGTAGAGCGCGGGCTCCCCGGACTGTCCGTCGGCAAACACGAGGATAAAATGGGAATTCGGCTGTCCACTACGGCAGACGTGATACTGGAAGACGTCCACGTCCCCGAAGATCACCTTCTCGGGAAGGAGGGCCGAGGATTTCATCTTGCCATGCAGACGTTGGACCGCACACGCCTCGACTGTGCCGCGGCAGCTCTTGGAATTGCCCAGAGAGCTTTGGATCTGAGTGTTGAATACGCCAAAACCCGTGTCACATTCGGAAAGCCCATTGCCGATCTCCAGGCGATTCAGTTCATGCTGGCTGACATGGACATTCGCTGCCAGACCGCCAGAAGTCTTGTCTACCAGTGCGCACAGATGATCGATGCAGGCTCGGTTGACGGGAAAATGAATTCCATTGCCAAGGCCTACGTTTCAGAGGCCGCCATGCAGAACGCGCTGGATGCCGTCCAGATCTTTTCGGGCTATGGCTATTCCAGGGAATATGAAGTTGAAAAACTGATGCGCGACGCCAAGATCTTTATGATATTTGAGGGGACCAATCAGATACAGAGAGTCGTTATCGCCGGCCATCTGTTGAAAGAATGA
- a CDS encoding class I SAM-dependent methyltransferase, with product MKYTLEDSLKAWEANAEFWDSAMGDNSNEFHRKTVRPKVNELLEIQPDDYILDIACGNGNYSAYLAERGASVVAFDYSPKMIELAKKRQARFCDKIEFCVADAASESSLMSLKRQRLFTKAVSNMAIMDIQEVTDLFYCVNRMISDNGIFVFATQHPCFVTLTEQYMTPHSYYGDAIKGQPREQCYYHRSLQDIFHLCFKNGFVIDGFYEECFGSKEIPDIIIVRARKVE from the coding sequence ATGAAGTATACACTGGAAGACAGCCTGAAGGCGTGGGAAGCAAATGCAGAATTCTGGGACTCCGCGATGGGAGACAATTCGAATGAGTTTCACAGAAAAACAGTGCGGCCCAAAGTGAATGAGCTGCTGGAGATTCAGCCGGATGATTATATTTTAGATATAGCATGCGGAAATGGAAATTATTCCGCTTATTTGGCAGAACGCGGTGCAAGTGTTGTTGCCTTTGACTACTCACCCAAAATGATTGAGCTGGCAAAAAAACGGCAGGCGCGTTTCTGCGATAAGATTGAATTTTGTGTTGCTGATGCAGCGAGCGAAAGCAGTTTGATGTCGCTGAAACGGCAGAGACTGTTTACCAAAGCGGTTTCCAATATGGCGATTATGGATATCCAGGAGGTTACAGACCTGTTTTACTGCGTCAACCGGATGATTTCCGATAACGGCATTTTTGTATTTGCCACCCAGCATCCCTGTTTTGTTACATTGACGGAACAATATATGACTCCGCACAGTTATTACGGTGACGCAATCAAGGGACAGCCACGGGAACAATGCTATTATCACCGTTCCCTGCAGGATATCTTTCATCTCTGTTTTAAAAATGGATTTGTGATTGATGGTTTTTATGAAGAATGTTTTGGGAGTAAAGAAATTCCCGACATTATAATTGTAAGAGCAAGAAAAGTAGAATAA
- a CDS encoding acetyl-CoA hydrolase/transferase C-terminal domain-containing protein — protein sequence MGRLWEQEYENKKISAEKAASLIKDGDSLTSGAREPATFLEKLGLRTDLKDVVYFCAEANFLHLLKNLGKGITVYTSFLDSLNRGYAERGLVKYLPSGFSGYRKNAMKGLKCNVALPTVSKPDKDGYVSFGNSADLIPDVCREAELVIAEINEYIPFVYGDNVMHISEFDFIVEGRGYPMNVRQIDDSDDRRDVYKRIGSYLSELIETGATLEVGIGRLNSSSLMYLENARDLGVHTEVYGDIFMELTKKGIVTNQKKALNPGVSVCTQLVGSRELLDYAANNLEIRLDRCNNVLNPGAIARNNKMTAINNAIQMDLLGQGNAEYLKGVQYSGMGGIADFAVGAANCPDGKSIIVIESTTRNGKYSKIVPYFTPGTPVSLSRVSVEYVVTEYGIATLIGKSLQERAKEMIRIAHPGFREELEYEAEKLGL from the coding sequence ATGGGACGTTTATGGGAACAGGAATATGAAAATAAAAAAATCAGCGCCGAAAAAGCGGCATCCCTTATCAAAGACGGCGACAGTCTTACCTCCGGAGCCAGGGAACCGGCGACATTTCTGGAGAAGCTGGGACTGAGAACGGATCTGAAAGATGTGGTTTATTTTTGTGCCGAAGCCAATTTTCTACATCTTCTTAAAAACCTGGGAAAAGGAATCACCGTTTATACCAGTTTTCTGGACAGCCTGAACCGTGGCTATGCGGAACGCGGCCTGGTAAAGTATCTCCCCAGCGGCTTTTCGGGGTACAGAAAAAATGCAATGAAAGGCCTGAAGTGCAATGTTGCCCTTCCAACGGTTTCGAAACCCGATAAAGACGGATATGTATCATTCGGCAACTCTGCGGATCTGATTCCAGATGTATGCCGTGAAGCAGAGCTTGTCATTGCGGAAATCAATGAATATATTCCCTTTGTGTACGGTGATAATGTGATGCACATTTCAGAATTCGACTTCATCGTAGAAGGACGCGGCTATCCGATGAATGTCCGCCAGATTGACGATTCGGATGACCGCAGGGACGTTTACAAACGGATCGGCAGCTATCTTTCCGAATTGATTGAGACCGGAGCTACTTTAGAGGTTGGCATCGGCAGGCTGAATTCTTCTTCTCTGATGTATCTGGAAAATGCACGCGATCTGGGGGTTCATACCGAGGTTTACGGCGATATTTTCATGGAACTTACGAAAAAAGGGATTGTTACGAATCAGAAAAAAGCGCTGAACCCCGGCGTCTCTGTCTGCACACAACTTGTCGGTTCCCGGGAACTTTTAGATTATGCGGCAAATAATCTGGAAATACGGCTGGATCGGTGCAATAACGTACTGAATCCCGGAGCCATAGCCCGAAATAATAAAATGACCGCAATCAACAATGCAATCCAGATGGATCTGCTGGGTCAGGGAAATGCCGAATACCTGAAGGGAGTCCAGTATTCCGGAATGGGCGGCATCGCGGATTTTGCCGTCGGCGCGGCCAACTGCCCGGATGGTAAATCCATCATTGTAATAGAATCGACCACACGAAACGGAAAATATTCCAAGATTGTGCCGTATTTCACCCCCGGCACTCCCGTTTCACTGAGCCGTGTTTCGGTTGAGTATGTCGTGACGGAATACGGCATTGCAACCCTGATAGGAAAATCACTTCAGGAGCGGGCAAAAGAAATGATACGAATCGCACACCCCGGTTTCCGTGAGGAACTGGAGTATGAAGCAGAGAAACTCGGATTATAA
- a CDS encoding ABC transporter substrate-binding protein, with product MKKAILIILAAAMALSLAGCQAKTGSGEAEVKDGTVKDTIIMGQPGDTPNLDTHNNLDGNGMRVNTVLYDPLLRMDNETYEIRPCLAESWEISDDGTEYVFQIKQGVKFSDGSDMTVDDVVFSLQRGMTKPLAVPSFARVTAVDKVDDSHVKVTLDGPYPEFLFAMALPTAGIFSKTAYEAQGESEFFNNPVTTGPYKVVDWKRGELLTMVANENYHLGAAPIKNLQYRVITDPNSAILSLEAGDIDTYILVQQSSVKRIEENEKLEMLQGPTFGLSFIQVNTEKPPFDNVKARQALCYAIDKEAMLDGILDGNGMIMDTFVTENYLGYTDKVVKYPYDLEKAKTLLAAEGIDGSEPLTAILYSPQDSKFAQILQNSLAEIGIELKISQMERSAYEAACLNGEANLIVGSGTYTAPTVDETLYPTIHSDQIEVQNFSKYADPLADQYLEEARVTLNEDERAAIYEKLLIKLSEDVPVIPTVSGFNNIAIKKGLKGVVVSPWSFYNVYDFSWE from the coding sequence ATGAAAAAAGCTATTTTAATCATTTTGGCAGCAGCAATGGCATTATCTTTGGCAGGGTGCCAGGCAAAAACGGGCAGCGGCGAGGCGGAAGTGAAAGACGGGACTGTAAAGGATACCATTATCATGGGCCAGCCGGGGGACACGCCAAACCTTGACACACATAATAACCTGGACGGAAACGGAATGCGCGTTAACACGGTACTCTATGATCCGCTTCTCAGGATGGACAATGAGACTTATGAAATCAGACCGTGTCTGGCCGAGTCATGGGAAATTTCCGACGACGGTACGGAATACGTTTTCCAGATTAAGCAGGGCGTCAAATTTTCCGACGGCAGCGATATGACCGTGGACGATGTGGTATTCTCCCTACAGAGAGGAATGACGAAACCGCTGGCAGTACCGAGTTTTGCCCGCGTGACGGCAGTTGATAAAGTGGATGACAGCCACGTCAAAGTAACGCTGGACGGACCGTACCCGGAATTTTTATTCGCCATGGCTCTTCCGACGGCTGGTATTTTCAGCAAGACGGCGTATGAGGCACAGGGGGAAAGTGAATTTTTCAACAATCCGGTTACGACCGGGCCATACAAGGTGGTAGACTGGAAACGCGGGGAACTGCTTACAATGGTGGCAAATGAGAATTACCATCTGGGAGCGGCTCCGATTAAGAATTTACAGTACCGGGTGATCACGGATCCGAACTCGGCGATATTGAGCCTGGAGGCGGGCGACATCGATACCTATATACTGGTACAGCAGTCCAGCGTAAAACGTATCGAGGAAAATGAGAAGCTGGAAATGCTGCAGGGACCAACCTTTGGCCTTTCCTTTATCCAGGTTAATACGGAAAAGCCTCCGTTTGATAATGTAAAAGCACGTCAGGCCCTCTGCTATGCAATCGATAAAGAAGCAATGCTGGACGGAATTCTCGACGGCAATGGCATGATAATGGACACCTTTGTGACGGAAAACTACCTGGGATATACCGACAAAGTGGTAAAATATCCTTACGATCTGGAAAAGGCAAAGACGCTGCTGGCAGCGGAGGGAATTGACGGAAGTGAGCCTCTTACGGCCATCCTCTATTCCCCGCAGGATTCCAAATTTGCTCAGATTCTTCAGAATTCCCTGGCAGAAATCGGCATAGAGCTGAAAATCTCCCAGATGGAACGTTCCGCCTATGAGGCAGCCTGCTTAAACGGCGAAGCCAACCTGATTGTAGGCAGCGGAACCTATACGGCTCCGACGGTCGACGAAACATTGTACCCGACCATTCACTCTGACCAGATTGAAGTCCAGAACTTCAGCAAGTACGCCGACCCGCTGGCCGATCAGTATCTGGAAGAGGCGCGTGTCACCCTTAACGAGGACGAGCGGGCTGCGATTTATGAAAAACTTCTTATCAAACTCAGCGAGGATGTGCCGGTTATCCCAACGGTGAGCGGATTCAATAATATAGCGATTAAAAAGGGACTGAAAGGCGTTGTTGTCAGCCCGTGGTCATTCTATAATGTGTATGATTTCAGTTGGGAATAG
- a CDS encoding LysR family transcriptional regulator codes for MELRQLEYFMQICESGSIQKAANKLFMTQQAVSKSIASLEREMGAPLFYRTAKGVFLTQFGQEFRRNCGPVLDSVEHLNTNMEKALRLNSGRLRVGVAGGIMYLGSNKIWSDFQEFYPNVQIEAAEYSYKESLSLLKSGEIDAVIISDLEQVEQIDDYVLFELPSSSRRLVVAKSNPLADRESVEIKELKNEKFILYINDFAYREFIRLCRENGFVPDVKRTSDTIYMCELCNTDGMTGIIISFIADRMLDHYPNIKLVPFKEPILEYSLVMLARRSFPRVQILRELADYLTYSLQENM; via the coding sequence ATGGAACTAAGACAGCTGGAGTATTTCATGCAGATATGTGAGAGTGGAAGCATTCAGAAAGCGGCCAATAAGCTATTTATGACACAGCAGGCAGTCAGTAAATCAATCGCATCGCTCGAACGGGAGATGGGCGCTCCTCTTTTTTACCGAACGGCCAAGGGAGTATTTCTGACCCAGTTTGGACAGGAATTCAGGAGGAACTGCGGGCCTGTCCTGGACAGCGTAGAGCACCTGAATACAAATATGGAAAAAGCGCTCCGGTTAAACAGCGGACGGCTGAGAGTTGGTGTTGCCGGAGGAATTATGTATCTTGGCTCCAATAAGATTTGGTCGGATTTTCAGGAATTTTATCCGAATGTCCAGATAGAAGCGGCGGAATACAGCTATAAGGAGAGTCTGAGCCTGCTGAAAAGCGGAGAAATCGACGCAGTAATTATTTCCGATTTGGAACAGGTTGAGCAGATTGATGACTACGTGCTTTTTGAACTTCCCAGTTCCAGCCGCCGCCTTGTAGTAGCAAAGTCAAATCCACTGGCAGATCGGGAAAGCGTAGAAATAAAAGAGTTGAAGAATGAGAAGTTTATCCTGTATATCAATGACTTTGCATACAGGGAATTCATACGGCTCTGCAGGGAAAACGGATTTGTCCCGGATGTCAAGAGGACCAGCGATACAATTTACATGTGTGAACTCTGCAACACGGACGGCATGACCGGGATCATAATTTCATTTATAGCAGACAGGATGCTTGATCATTACCCGAATATCAAGCTTGTTCCGTTCAAGGAGCCGATTCTCGAGTATTCGCTTGTCATGCTGGCCAGAAGATCATTTCCCAGGGTTCAGATTTTACGGGAGCTGGCGGATTATCTTACTTATTCACTTCAGGAGAATATGTAG
- a CDS encoding sodium:solute symporter family protein has protein sequence MSNLTIVLIILVIYMALMVLIGLQGRKHSSNMQDFLTAGKQGTLLLVTGSYMGSHIGNGIVVGGAEYGATYGIGGMWYGVGAAISFYLFAIFMARVVYRNNYVTLSDLLEQRYGDKMTSIAVALLNAVSNIAVMAGQIMAGERLFQYIGLNPLAGAIATTTIVIIYSSLSGLWGVMMTDVIQVTVIVISVIATMIFIATQGGFAIMAQNLPATSFEMIPFDGETFIMMLGPTALFGLVSSTGFQRTVSCKKEKTAIMAPILGASLILLFVPLPVMIGMYGKALWPDAASGTIIFQVLFEAMPPLLAGLLIASICAAVMSTSDGILVTVTANIVSDIYHKHINPDADEKSLGRLSRISSVVIGIFALIIALQFSSLISLLSLSYTLITAGGLVMIVGAIFWKKATRQGALASFIAGVACVVINKMGVSLPYASVFPLIPSFLAYVIVSLMTQNKNEAAV, from the coding sequence ATGAGTAATCTTACTATCGTTCTGATTATCCTGGTTATTTATATGGCTTTGATGGTCCTGATCGGCCTTCAGGGGAGAAAACACAGCTCAAACATGCAGGACTTTCTTACCGCCGGCAAGCAGGGAACACTCCTGCTTGTCACCGGTTCCTATATGGGCTCCCACATTGGTAACGGCATTGTTGTAGGCGGCGCCGAATACGGAGCCACCTACGGAATCGGAGGCATGTGGTACGGTGTCGGGGCTGCAATCTCTTTCTATCTCTTTGCCATCTTCATGGCCCGCGTCGTATACCGCAATAATTACGTAACTCTGTCGGATCTTCTTGAACAACGGTACGGCGATAAGATGACCTCTATTGCGGTCGCCCTGTTAAATGCGGTTTCTAATATCGCCGTTATGGCCGGGCAGATTATGGCCGGTGAACGTCTTTTCCAATACATCGGACTGAATCCTCTGGCCGGCGCCATCGCCACCACGACCATTGTCATTATCTATTCTTCTCTCTCCGGCCTGTGGGGCGTTATGATGACGGATGTAATCCAGGTTACGGTTATTGTGATTTCTGTCATTGCCACCATGATTTTTATTGCCACCCAGGGCGGTTTTGCCATCATGGCCCAGAATCTTCCGGCTACAAGTTTTGAGATGATCCCGTTCGACGGAGAAACCTTCATCATGATGCTGGGGCCGACCGCCTTATTTGGACTTGTATCTTCCACCGGTTTCCAGCGTACCGTCTCGTGCAAAAAGGAAAAAACCGCAATTATGGCGCCAATCCTGGGAGCCAGCCTGATTCTGCTGTTTGTTCCCCTCCCTGTAATGATTGGAATGTACGGCAAGGCATTATGGCCGGACGCAGCCAGCGGCACAATCATTTTCCAGGTACTGTTTGAAGCTATGCCTCCGCTCCTGGCAGGTCTTTTAATCGCCTCCATCTGCGCAGCCGTCATGTCCACCAGCGACGGTATTCTTGTAACCGTTACGGCAAATATCGTGAGTGACATTTATCACAAACACATTAACCCGGATGCGGATGAAAAAAGCCTTGGCCGGCTGAGCCGGATTTCTTCCGTTGTCATTGGAATTTTTGCGCTGATTATCGCGCTTCAGTTCAGCAGCCTTATCTCTCTCCTCTCACTGTCCTATACACTGATTACGGCCGGCGGACTCGTCATGATTGTCGGGGCTATATTCTGGAAGAAAGCGACCAGACAGGGCGCGCTGGCAAGCTTTATCGCCGGAGTTGCCTGTGTCGTTATCAATAAGATGGGGGTTTCTCTTCCTTACGCCTCCGTTTTCCCACTGATTCCTTCGTTTCTGGCTTATGTAATTGTAAGTCTCATGACACAGAATAAAAATGAAGCGGCGGTTTAA